ACCGCCACCGTCACTGCCTGCGGCGGCGGCGCGGGCCATCGCGTCCAGCGTCCGCCACAGCGGTGCCAGGTCTCCCGGCAGCGCACGAAGGGCCGCCAGCCGGGCCGCCGCGCCGGCGATGGCCGCGTAGTGGTCGCCCAGGTCGCGCAGCTCGTCCACGGTGAACGCGCGCAGCCGCGCCCCCAGCTCGGGCGGCTCGCTGGGCGTGCGGACGAAGCTGCCGCCGCCCCGCCCGCGCCGCGTCTCGACCAGCCCCTGCTGCCGCAGCGCCATGAGCGCCTCCCGCAGCGTGACCGTGGAGACGCCGAGCAACGCGGCCAGCTCCGCCTCGCTGGGTAGCTGCTCCCCGTCGGCCAGCAGGCCGAGCGCGATGGCGTCGGAGAGCCGGCGCACGACCGCGTCCACCCGGCCGGCGCCCCCCACGGGTGCGAACACGGCCAGGCGGGATCCCCTCGTCGCCATGCTCACCCTCCCCAGCGTCAACGACATTGATACAGGAACCACCCTTGTCGGAAAACCTTTGAAATCATATGTTTCAGGTTATGTCGGGCAGCGAGACAGCCGTCGGCTTACGCGGGCTGCGCAAGGAGTTCGGGCCAGTCACGGCCGTCGACGGGATCGATCTGGAGGTCCGCGACGGCGAGTTCTTCGCGATGCTGGGGCCGTCGGGATCGGGCAAGACCACGGTGCTGCGCATGATCGCCGGCTTCGAGCCGCCCACCGCCGGCACGGTCGAGCTGGGCGGCAGGGACGTCACCCGGCTGGCCCCGTTCGAGCGCGACGTCAACACCGTCTTCCAGGACTACGCGCTGTTCCCGCACATGAACGTGCTGGCCAACGTCGAGTACGGCCTGCGCGTCAAGAAGG
The nucleotide sequence above comes from Nonomuraea gerenzanensis. Encoded proteins:
- a CDS encoding FadR/GntR family transcriptional regulator translates to MATRGSRLAVFAPVGGAGRVDAVVRRLSDAIALGLLADGEQLPSEAELAALLGVSTVTLREALMALRQQGLVETRRGRGGGSFVRTPSEPPELGARLRAFTVDELRDLGDHYAAIAGAAARLAALRALPGDLAPLWRTLDAMARAAAAGSDGGGGGDGGGDNGGGGPDLQTRAVLRRLDGRFHIEVAAASQSARLTQEEIRLQADIGPLLWLPYDEPGGHDEATAQHRAIAEAIREGDPGQARDLAEQHVLDAIERLIELRLRLADA